From the Musa acuminata AAA Group cultivar baxijiao chromosome BXJ3-1, Cavendish_Baxijiao_AAA, whole genome shotgun sequence genome, the window GATATTCATAACAAATTTCAATATAATTCTCTTAACACATAAACCCTCCTTCtgatattaatatattaatataaattttaattattcatTCAGGTCCTTTGATTTCTCTTAATTCTACTCAAatgtataattgaaatatatagGGATATTCCTTAGCATCGTCTAAGATGTACATACGTTTTCTTTAAATCCGTCATTAGATCCCCAGTTTGCATTTCCTGTGGGCCCCTTAGGACGAACGAAGGGCGTGGGTCCCCGGTGGTAGCGGTCGCGGGTGGGGGTGCCTTCGGCAGGACCCGACCGGAGGAATATCTACGGGATCAATCTGTCCAATCGTTGCTTAGGCATTTTTGTGGGGCCCCGTGTGCACGCAACTGTCCCTGTAGGCCCCAGCAGACGGATCAACCACGACGCACGAATCTTTATGCACTGTTTCGGGGGGTCTTGTCCCCAATGCGACAAAAGATGAAGACCCGTTCGAGTCCAACGAAGAACTCGGCCCAGAACACCGGCGTCGTCAAGCGGACGCTGCATTCCATCCGCAAGTGTCGGTGGCTACAAGACGACTCATGTCACAGTAACAGACGTCGCACCTCCAGACGTTCCACCACTATGGCTTCCTTCTAGTGTTGGATGTGGACCCAAACTCCCTCGCTTGGGATCCCTCCGTTGACGACGAACACCATATAATAGCCTGGCGGCGCCATGAAAGTTGAGCTTGGCGCCATCGCGTCCACCACGTACAGTGACGACTCCGCGTCGGCCGCCGCGGCCAGTTCGCTCTCCAGGATCAGCAACCTCTGGTTCATGGAGAAGGAGTGCGTCGCGAACGACGGCGCCACCATCGTCACCAGGACGCCCTTCTCGCTCATGGCCGCCACCGAGAACCGCAGGCTGAACGGCTTCCCGTAGTTCAACTCTACCGGAGTACCGGCCCAGGTGACCGTGGGTCGCGCGTTAGAGTTCGCTGCTTCCAGGTAGGCCGGTGAGTAGGCCTCCAGGCTGAGGTCCGTCGGGAAGTCGACCCCGGTGAAGTTGTAGAACGCGTGAGGGTTGCTCCCGCCGACGAGCACCCGGCCATCGCGCAGCAGGATGGCGGTGGAGTGGTACATTCGGGGGATGGTGGCCGGGGTTTTCACGTCGAAGCGGCTGCCGGCCGGGCTGCCGTGACGGTAGCTGACCGGCGTTAAGACTGGCTCTCGTCCGAGTTCCCACCCCGAGCTCCCAGCCGCTGCGCCGTTGATGATGAGCACCTCGTCGCCGCTGGGGAGCAGGATCATGTCGCCCATGACCCTCGGCGTCGGCATCGTCTCCACGGACCACGACGGCGAGGGATCGTTGATGCGGATCCTTAAGCACGTGTTCAGAGCCCCCACGAACACCTTCTGCGTCGAGGCTTTCGTGAACGAGCCCTCGGGTGCTCCACCGCAGATCAGCACCTCCGCTTCAGAGCCCGATGGCTGAAGCGGGAGGAGGACGGAGGATCCGGTGCTTGGGTAGTTGCGAGGGTGACCGTCGGGCACGGTGGGGTACGTCCTCACGATGCTGTTGGTTTTGTAGTCGAGCAGGATGGCGCGGTTGTTGGCGAAGACGAAGAGATTGCCGTCGACGTTGAGGTAGACGAAGGGGTAGAGGTTGTTGTACTCGGCGTCGCGCGTCTCTCGGAGGAAAGGCAGGCTGACGGCGCCCGCGTCGGCCGCGCCGAGCTTGGGAACGAACTCGTAGTTGTGCTGCGACCGGCCACCGACCACGACGGCGCGGCCGTCGGGGAGGACGTGGTTGGTGGCGTACCACCGCGGCGCCGCGAGGCCCGCCGCGTCCTCCTCCCAGTCGCACAGGCGGTCGTGGCAGGGGTCAAGGTATCGGACGGCGCGCTCGCCATCGTTCGCGCCGCCGGTCTGGATCAAGCGGCCGTCGGGGGAGACGGTGCCGGAGGAGCACCAGGGGTCGGTGAGGACGGTGAGCGGGCGGACGGCGTTGGAGGGCACGTCGTACTCGGCGGCGTGGGCGGTGCAGTCGACGGTGAGGGTCCAGTCGCGGGGGTCGTTCCGGCAGCGGCCGCCGGGGAGGGAGAGgttggaggggccaaagtcggtgcGGTCGAAGACGATGACGCGGTCGTTGGACAAGAGCTGCATGTGCATCGCCGACACGCCGATGCTGGGTTGGAGAAGCTCCCATCGCCCTCCTCCGGACGCGGTAGCaaggcagaggaagaagaggaggaaaggaCATGCAACCGAGCGATTCATGTCTACAACAGCAAAGCAAGTACGAGCCAGCAGCTCACTGCTCTCTGGTCCGTCTTGCTACCTCCCCGCTAACCTTTTTAAAAGGGGAATAAGATGCATACATGCACGAACTTAGAATTTGCATGAGATGAGAGCACGACATACacgttgttgagttcacgtactgGTCGTAAAAACAATGAAGATTGTGGTGGTGCAGGGAATTCATTAGGATGGGGAAAGTGCATAGATAGGGTGGACAAGAGAGGAAGGAAAGACATGGTCCCGCCTGGATTAGCCAGTTTCTACCAGGCAATGCCGATCGATCGATCGAACAAGATGAGATTGATTGGCTAAAAGGAAAAGGTCGACTAGATTGATTCTGTAGCTACTGCAGTGAAATCTGGGTTCCATACGAGATGGAATTCGGCTACAAAGCATGAATGATAACGATGTTTGAAGCTAAGACAAAAATCGGACATTTGGGTCCCATTTCACGATAAAGAAAGGTTCCTACGATGCAAGTGGTGCTTCGTACAGCATGTGAATGCATTGACTTCTCAGAACGCAGCATTAAGATAAGAGAAGAGTTTTGACACCAAACCTACAAATGTACGTACGTAGCTCGAGTCTTTTATTTCACTTAATTTGATGGTTCATACGTCGTGTCATACACGGTAAAGGTCAATGTAATGACGAGTCAACTTTGTGGTCTTCTACATAACTGTTAGAGCCCAATCAAGCTTGATTCAACTGAAGCTTAAACCAAACAAGTTGAGAACTTTATATAGAAGAAGGCTAGCTAACGTTGCCAAACTAGATTAAGGACGATGATTAAGATCTGTTTGTGCTCAACACAAATCATATATGCTTATAGATTTCTTAGATACGCCATTCGACGGAAACCTACAAAGAGGTACTCCATCTCTCCTGGAGAGATTTATCAGAGAAGAACAAAGAAGTGGAGGTAATTTTCTACTGCAGATATAACTGTTCAAGCCACCAtagcaaaacctattccattgagTTCTTCAGGTTTAAAGTACACATAGAATCATCTTTATTTCATTATAAGTTTATTGGAGATTGTTAAAGCATTAAATGGGAAACCATAAATTATATAAGTTTACCGTAACCCTCTTTTTTTTAATGGCAAAAAAAACAACTCAattgtgttttttttctttttctcttgtctCTCTTTTCAGCTACAACTCCTAAATTAAGTATCCTAATTTTCCACAATATGCCTATGGAAGAATATATATCCCGATTATATCTCGAGCGATTTTCCTTCACAAATATCACCAATGAGACGGAGAGAATATACTTAGGACAATGATCATACTCCTCGAGGTTAAACAATTTATATTCTTGACAATGATCATACTCCTAAATTAAGCATCTCTTGCCTCTCTTTTCTAACTTCTATttcattttatatcattttacctATTTTTTATTGTAACTAAAGGTTAAACATTATTATTCCTTCTAACAAAAATaggcaaaatattataaaataaaatataacttacaaatatttaaaaaaaatcacacaTGATCACTATCCTAAGCATAATCTCTCGTCTCATGTTGGTGTTTGTGAGAAAACTAACCAAGAGGATGCTCCAACACAAGAAGAATATACAAATTCAAACAAAGATATGTAGCTTGAAAGAGAGATAAGAAAGCAATGAAATTGTGTTgtgtataaaaatataaaaagggaCTGATTTATAAGTTTTCTAGCCAATCGAAACCATCACTTGTGTCTGAGTGAAGGAGTAACCCAAGGGGCATTAAAGAGGCATTTTCATAATTCTAAAAAGtaaacgataaaaaaaaaagtaaacataTAAGTTATGATTTTTCCTATTTAATGTTCTAACCTGTAATTAAAATGAAATAGGATGCTTGCTcggcaataaaaaaaaaaatacatatttatTTATGTTTGATTACGTTGCTAAAGCAACTTGAATTAAATGTCAGATTAGCATTTTAAGATAaaattatcatattattattgTTCTTGATTGATTATAATCTGATGAGGACTTTCTCAAATAGAAAAATCACCAAAGAAAACGTCACTGATTTATTATTTCTGccgcaaaataaataaataaacacacACTCTGTTCAATCAGTGGAATAACTATTATAAAGATTCATATGGTTAAAGATTATTCCCTGTTGATTAAAGATAGATGCCTATGACTATCAGTATCATTACCTTTCTTCCACATAAAGACTTGCACATATCAATCCTCCATTCACGTCACCTACCTACCTGTTTTGAACATATTGCACTGAATTATTGTACTCCCATCTTCCAAGCCATGTGACATTAACCTCTCTTTCCTTTTCATCGATTCCTCTAACAATTAATGGATCTGTTTATATCCGTCAAGCCGCCATCCAAAGCTCCTGTTAAGTCTGTAGCCATGTGCTAATTATTCTGGGGGGGGCAACGCTACTGTCCAACAGATCATAGATGTGAGATGCAGAGCGTAGAGAGCTTTGTCTGGCATTGTTATCACCGGGACCATGTCGAATCACTGTCATGAATCCAAATGACGGTGCATGCAACTGCTCCACTGTTCTTTCTTATGGGGACCCTAAATGGTAGAACAGTTTGATGAAGTGGAAGTTTCAGTAAACCACACACTGTGGTGATCGATGTTGTCAACTAAATGATGCTAATCGATTTAAGAAGGGGGGGTTCCCATCTACTGGCTGAGCTAAGCAGCAAGAACTTGTGTAACTCCCTGAGATGAAAATATTGATCACTGAACGAAAGAGAAGACCCATTGTGTTTCTCAACATTGTAGCATcccttacatgctaactacattcTAACTTCCGACAAAGCATTGCTCTCCTTTGGACCACTGATTTTAATGGTGTGATGATAGGCCATTTAATACCATTATCAGTACTGGCTAAATTTATTTGTTTACGTACCAGCATTATGGCAGATTGTGAACAGAGGCCTGTTTACTCTTTCTTTCGGTAATACTGCTTAAGTAATAAGTGGACATACATACCGCACATGAATTGCTCTATATCTTCATAAGGCCGGTTGGGCTTGCTTTGTTATCAGCTGCGCGGAGCTCATAAGCTTCTTCTTCACCCAAGCCCGGCCCAACCAAGTGTTCATTTTCCTGCTCTAGGCCATTATATTGTGAGCTGGTACATCGGGCTTGGTCGACAATCACATGACAGTCTAATTTGGTAAGTTTTCAGCCTATTGTTTTTTACATTCTTCCCACTACGTACACCAATCGAAGCTGCCAGTTACTGGCACAACAAGTTGACTATAGTTTGAACATCCAGTTTCAACGCGTGGGGGAAGTGGATGGAAGGAGGTTGGGTCGGAGAAGGAAACAGTTTGATGGGGTCAAAGCCAACGATCCTTAAGAGGTTGTATGGCCATTGGATTATGGCTACTATGTGACGAGGATAATAACTGCGATAAGACTCGCATGACGTCAGTCATCCCAAATAACACCTcacagcacctggtcaacgcagatcggaacgtcgaccgaggcacattaacaccctgctcaagctcaatccttcacgccatgccaacacaagtgtcagacgctaccgacctgccccctgcaagcgggcagctcaggaagcaataagcttccctataaataccctctcgatcATCGAAAACGAGGGGGAGAGATTCCCTAACGactatcatctgacttgatcgtcggaggggtcgggccgagcaccccgacccaacctttgtgcaggtgcgaagcagaAGATCCCCACCGGATGTGAAGGCGAGGAGTTCCTACCCGGAGGAAACAACGACCTCGTCCCGATCACCGCATCAGACCACCTCAACGGATTCGAAGGCCGTCTCGGGAAGATCCCCCGTCATCcgaacccgaaccgagccgcgtcggccccgaggccacggctcaaagttgtttcccacgacACTATGGTAGGCTAGAAATGAGGCAACATTCAATAGTGTTATGTGGACAAAACCTAAAGCTAAATGGTTTAAACTAAACATTGATAGCTATGTTAATTCGAGATGCTACTGGTTCTATTGCTACAGTAGGTCTATGGTAAAGCAGTCCGCGGAGTACTGTGAAGAGCCTTGAAGaacagtttttttctttttatgctgTCAGAGTAAAGCATGCTTATAGAGAATCTAACATGGTTATCAATTTGATGGTCAACCACACCAATAACCTCTCAAACCACTTGTACTCGCTGATGCTGTTAGGGAACCTTGTACTCGCTGTGCTATCTTTAATTATATCTTCTTCTTAGTTGGACCAAAAAAAAAGTGAACTCTAGTTAATTATCTCAAatatcttttcattttgaatttaaatttgaTCGATTATATCCTACCCCAGTTTACGTAATGATGACAAATTATGGAGAGTTGGGTCCTTCAAATCCATAGAATGGCTCGAATAAAACCAACAGTGTCCCCCACCAAAACAAAACCAAGTCTAACAGGGCTGCGGAAAGCAGAAACAGCAGAAAGCTAGATGCTCATACCTAATACAAGTCAGGCACCTCTTAATTTGGATCGAATAAaaaagtagcagcagcagcagcaacaataaAACGAGGATGCGCCCCCGCCTTCTCTACTCTCGAGAGGGCAGAGGACATCACCATCACCTAAATCGTAGCTGATATTGGAATCTAATGCACTGACGAGTACGATATAAAGGAAAGAAAAGCATAGAATAGAACGGCAGCAGCATGTAGTAGACGTTACCTTGTCCGCCAAGCCCCCTTCACACGCTCAAGCACCGCATGAACGTCCACTCCTCGCCTTCCTCCTCGCCGCACACGCAGCAGCCGCATCCTTCCGAGTCGCCGCCCATCCCATCCGTACGATCCCCGTCGCTAGCGCAGACAGGGTCGGCGCGGGAGCGGACCAAGTACGGCATGGAGTCAAAGGCGCGGGAGAGGGCGCACGACACGGCGTCCCCGGCCGAGCACTCCTCCGCGCGGTGCTTGAGCGACTCGAACATCACTTCCGGCTCATGCTGCATCGCTCGCAGGACGTTCGCGCACGAGGGGCCAGGCGCCGCCAGCGTCACCGCGAAGCCGTGTGGCCCCTCGCTGTGCGACACCCGCACAACGCTCGGC encodes:
- the LOC135629687 gene encoding aldehyde oxidase GLOX-like, producing the protein MNRSVACPFLLFFLCLATASGGGRWELLQPSIGVSAMHMQLLSNDRVIVFDRTDFGPSNLSLPGGRCRNDPRDWTLTVDCTAHAAEYDVPSNAVRPLTVLTDPWCSSGTVSPDGRLIQTGGANDGERAVRYLDPCHDRLCDWEEDAAGLAAPRWYATNHVLPDGRAVVVGGRSQHNYEFVPKLGAADAGAVSLPFLRETRDAEYNNLYPFVYLNVDGNLFVFANNRAILLDYKTNSIVRTYPTVPDGHPRNYPSTGSSVLLPLQPSGSEAEVLICGGAPEGSFTKASTQKVFVGALNTCLRIRINDPSPSWSVETMPTPRVMGDMILLPSGDEVLIINGAAAGSSGWELGREPVLTPVSYRHGSPAGSRFDVKTPATIPRMYHSTAILLRDGRVLVGGSNPHAFYNFTGVDFPTDLSLEAYSPAYLEAANSNARPTVTWAGTPVELNYGKPFSLRFSVAAMSEKGVLVTMVAPSFATHSFSMNQRLLILESELAAAADAESSLYVVDAMAPSSTFMAPPGYYMVFVVNGGIPSEGVWVHIQH